The Oncorhynchus keta strain PuntledgeMale-10-30-2019 unplaced genomic scaffold, Oket_V2 Un_contig_6569_pilon_pilon, whole genome shotgun sequence genome includes the window ttttggtacccttctacgaacaattccttcgacatggcttggtttttgctttgacatgcactgtcaactgtgggaccttatatagacgtgtgtgcttttccaaatcatgtccaataaatagaatttaccacagactccaatgaagttgtagaaacatctcaaggatgatctatggaaactgagctcaatttcgagtctcatagcaaagggtctgaatgtcaAAAAAacaatttttgctttgtcattatggagtattgtgtgtagattgatgaggaacaaaaatgaattaaatccatttttgaataaggttgtaacataacaaaatgtggggggaaaaatgggtctgaatactttccgaatgtatgtgtgtgtgtgtgtgtgtgtgtgtgtgtgtgtgtgtgtgtgtgtgtgtgtgtgtgtgtgtgtgtgtgtgtgtgtgtgtgtgtgtgtgtgtgtgtgtgtgtgtgtgtgtgtgtgtgtgtgtgtgtgtgtgtgtgtgtgtgtgtgtgtgtgtgtgtgtgtatatattgagtaagcgtgtgtgtgtttatatttttgtgtgtttatatttgtgtgtgtgtgtgtgtgtctgctgtgatGATGCTGCAGCATGTGAGCTTTTACATGGAGGCCGTTTCTGCAGCTCTCTCCCAATCTCCttatccccccctctccccaccaccttctccctcacactctctcgccctctcgtTCGGGGAGGTTCACAGACGCTCCATGCTTAAAACAACTATTAGAGGACAATATAGAGACGTCCCTTAATGACGACATCTGTGGCATTCTAATCTGAGGATCATGGCATACAGTTTCTCCCTCTCCAGGCTGATCTCGGCTTATGTGGATATGGACCATataaggggagaggagacagccGCAGATAAAAGAGGGAAGATATTTCTGGGCGCGAAGACAAACAGAAGGTGACGGGCACTCTGCAGAACAGAGGCGGTTAACCACAgctgcagggagggagagagagagggggaggaaaagggcggagagagagagagatggtgtaaATAGAGAAAGATATGTTTAGTGTGAGAGATGTAAATAGAGAATGATAATgtagtcagaaagagagagagaggcagggagaaagagagaacaggtgtAAATAGAGAATGATATGTgtagtcagaaagagagagaggcagggagaaagagagaacaggtgtAAATAGAGAATGATATGTgtagtcagaaagagagagaggcagggagaaagagagagatggtgtaaATAGAGAAAGATATGTTTAGTGTGAGAGATGTTAGAGAATGATATGTgtagtcagaaagagagagaggcagggagaaagagagaacaggtgtAAATAGAGAAAGATATGTTTAGTGTGAGAGATGTAAATAGAGAATTATATGTGTCGTCAGTGTCGTGGAAttatcagaatttgttggtaacatttgtaagatgtttaatattcatctaatgtgtgtaagttacttctcataagaatgtattttgttgtactacagtggtggccattggcagttatctgttctatgtcaggactaagttgcCTACCTTTCCgagtggggaaaggagggtttGCAGTGtgtggaatcattctatgctccctctttgTTGACCTGTAGGGTCACTCACCTCCtatccgtgagtttgtccaggagtttGTGTTTAGAGTGGGTTGTatataaatgacaatttgatatatgcctgttgatatggaggatttggtttatggttctggggtttgggaaaggagacaaagctgaacgatgaattatgtctatgctgtctgactatgtgtgtctttgttattaaaggaactcagttgcattgtaaggggaCTCTCTGAGAATTCACTggggagacactgaatttatctgagagtcacaggattgtgataagagctcatataattaaagatggacttttataactaactctgacgtgtgtgtggtttgctcccatgatttggtaaatagaggaaatttccacgacatcagaatgagagaggggcagggagaaagagagagatgcaaGCTGAGAGCAGTGAAAATCATAGAGAAACTTACAGAAGATAAAGTGCTGTCTCATGGTGAGATCCATGATTGTAAACCCCCacccgtatgtgtgtgtgtttgagtgtgagtgtgagtgtgagtgtcagtgtgagtgtgagtgtgagtgtgagtgtgagtgtgagtgtgcgtgtgcgtgtgcgtgtgcgtgtgcgtgtgtgtgtgtgtgtgtgtgtcatgtaagAGCATTGTTTGTCCATGGATTAATTTTTGTCAGCTCACTCCCATTCGCCGATCACTGGCTAGATTTTAGCAATAACATCATCACCTAATGTCCACAATATTTATTTCACTAACCCAGCCTGGGTAAGGAGGGAATGGTTGGGTACTCACACATTGAAAAGGTTGAGGCCGATGCGGTAGAGGCGCTTGCGCATGACGTCGGTGGAGAGTGTGGGCGACTTGCAGCTGGCCGGGTTCTCGCAGTGGTAGCGCGGCAGACTGAGGATCATGGCCTGCAGGGCCTCCTTGGATGAGGCCTCCGATGCCGAGCGTGCCTCCATGGAAGTGCTGTTGCTGCAGCTTATCTGCTCGGAACTGGTTTCAGCCGTCTCCGAGCCGCTCCGCTTGGCCTCCAGGGCCTCGGTGGATGGGGTTACCACTGAGGGTGCACCATCCTGGGGTTGAGGTGGCTGGACGGGCTGGATGACCACCTCCGGGGCTGTGGGTTGGCTAGTTTGTCCAGGGGGTCAAGGGGGTTGctggccctcctcctcctctagctcCTCTTCACTGGGGGGGGCGCAGGGAAGTCGGCGTCCTGCCCCTCTACTTCTACCACTGGTTCCGGGGCGGAGGGGCTCGTGGGGTGGGACAGGAGGGTCTGTGGGTTCGGCGGTGACCTCTtcaggggaggagggagtgttTTTAGGGGGTGAGGGCGGGGAGCGGTGGGCATGGTGGGGGTGGTGGCTGCACCCCCTGCTGCTGCTGGACGCAGTTGCCCATGGAGACAGAGGCCGATGACTCCATGACGGAGGAGGACATGCGGAAGTTCTGATTGTCAATCTGAACGGTCACATCGCGGAAGGCCATCAGCAGCTTGCTGGCGCTGCGGGGCAGGTCGCCTGTATTCTCCCCACCTGATATGCTCTGGAGAAAAGCCTggtccaaccctcctcctcccacttctcctcctcccccggcCGCACTGAAGGACTCTGCACTGAACTGATAGGCCCCTCCTTCCTGGAGGGAGCACATGGTCTTCAGGCTCCAGTTGCTGAGTGCGTCGTCGATGGACTTTGCCAACGACTGCACCTGCTCTGTGAATGAGTCCTCCAGGTCGGTCAGGGTGCCGCCCACTGTGGCGGGCAGTGATGGCGAGCGCACTAGGGGGATACCCGCCAGGCTGCAGCCTTCGGCCAGCGCCCGCTCAGCGGAGAAGCCCTCAGCGTTCTGCACGCGCACCTTGCGCATGGAGATGCGCCGTGGCAGGCGACTCTCCAGCAGGGAGTTGCGGATCTTCTCGAAGTTCTTGCTGAGCTGGTACTGGCGGAAGGCGGTCTGGATCTTGGTGGCAGCGCGGCGGGAGATGAGGTGGCCGCCGTATTTGTGCTCTAACATTTCGATCTGGAAAAcacggaggagagggagacaggagaggtatGAGTGAAACTGAGCTGCTTGGATATTTCAACGCTACATGCAGCAGTTGACAGTACAAGGCAGTTGGGTAACAAAACATTCTATGACATGAAGAGGGGATTTGGCTGTAGGCAGAGGAGTTGGAGATAAAAGCAGGGAGACAACACAAATACAAAGGACATACATAATACCACTTAGCACTTGGTTCTCCCTCAAGATGAACAAGATGCCGTCTCTACACACCAGCATCCACATGTACAAAGACATGCCCTGAATACCTCTTCTTTAAATTGCCAAACATACAATGAATGTGATACTTTCCAATCAAATAAGGCTGCAGTTACTCCAAATGACAAGAGGTGACCATGACGACCTTTGAAACACAATGACATTGATTGGATCTAATGCAAATGGACATGAACCTGAACATGTAAATGTTAAGGTCACAAAAATGGGACGGACAATTTAACACTCCCTCAACACAAAAAAATGGTCATTAGAGTGGAAAAATATTGGACACCTGAACATTTACTCAGAGCAAAGAAAAGTAATGGTGGGTGACAAGACGCCGCAAATGTAGCACCTACGAGACCCATAATCCATTTGGTGTACAGCGGGATCAATCAGCACGGAGAGAGAGGCTGCCTTATAATTAACAACGTTTTTACACTTTCAATATTCACCCTCCATGGTGCACATTATATCAATATAAGagctgaaagagagagggaggtcaagagatagggaggtagagagagagggaggtaaagacaga containing:
- the LOC127925996 gene encoding LOW QUALITY PROTEIN: IQ motif and SEC7 domain-containing protein 3-like (The sequence of the model RefSeq protein was modified relative to this genomic sequence to represent the inferred CDS: inserted 1 base in 1 codon; substituted 1 base at 1 genomic stop codon), producing the protein MLEHKYGGHLISRRAATKIQTAFRQYQLSKNFEKIRNSLLESRLPRRISMRKVRVQNAEGFSAERALAEGCSLAGIPLVRSPSLPATVGGTLTDLEDSFTEQVQSLAKSIDDALSNWSLKTMCSLQEGGAYQFSAESFSAAGGGGEVGGGGLDQAFLQSISGGENTGDLPRSASKLLMAFRDVTVQIDNQNFRMSSSVMESSASVSMGNCVQQQQGVQPPPPPCPPEEELEEEEGQQPPXPPGQTSQPTAPEVVIQPVQPPQPQDGAPSVVTPSTEALEAKRSGSETAETSSEQISCSNSTSMEARSASEASSKEALQAMILSLPRYHCENPASCKSPTLSTDVMRKRLYRIGLNLFNVNPDKGLQFLISRGFIPDTPIGVAHFLLQRKGLSRQMIGEFLGNSKKPFNRDVLDCVVDEMDFSGMELDEALRKFXAHIRVQGEAQKVERLIEAFSQRYCMCNPDVVQQFHKLLVS